In Vespa velutina chromosome 1, iVesVel2.1, whole genome shotgun sequence, the following proteins share a genomic window:
- the LOC124956531 gene encoding sex-lethal homolog isoform X3 has protein sequence MTDQLEQQQQQQQQQQQQQSQQQTKGNDEPRTNLIINYLPQSMTEKDLYSLFVTIGPVESCRVMKDYKTGYSYGFGFVNYTKAEDAITAINTLNGLQVQNKRLKVSFARPSGEEIKETNLYVTNLPRNITESQIDDIFSKFGNIVQKNILKDKLTGLPRGVAFVRFDKREEAQEAIAQLHGTIPEGGSERLSVKIAEEHGKQKAAYYAGWQAGYNQSRDKMAACRSDFNDLSH, from the exons ATGACCGATCAGCTagaacagcagcagcagcagcagcagcagcagcagcagcaacaatcGCAACAGCAGACCAAAGGCAATGACGAGCCGCGGACAAATTTGATTATCAACTATCTTCCACAAAGTATGACGGAGAAGGATCTCTACAGCTTATTTGTGACGATAGGACCTGTTGAATCATGTCGTGTCATGAAAGATTACAAA ACCGGATACAGCTATGGTTTTGGCtttgtaaattatacaaaGGCTGAAGATGCTATTACTGCTATAAACACATTAAATGGTCTTCAAGTACAAAATAAGCGGTTAAAGGTATCCTTTGCACGTCCTTCTggagaagagataaaagaaacaaatctcTATGTGACTAATTTACCAAG aAATATAACGGAAAGTCAAATCGATGATATATTTAGCAAATTTGGGAATATAgtgcaaaaaaatattttgaaggaTAAATTGACTGGCTTACCAAGAGGTGTAGCCTTTGTAAG ATTTGACAAACGTGAAGAAGCACAAGAAGCAATTGCACAGCTTCATGGTACAATTCCAGAAGGTGGTTCAGAAAGACTCAGTGTAAAGATCGCGGAAGAACATGGAAAACAGAAAGCAGCATATTATGCAGGTTGGCAGGCTGGATATAATCAAAGTCGAG ATAAGATGGCTGCCTGTAGATCAGACTTCAACGATTTATCGCACTAG